In one Lolium rigidum isolate FL_2022 chromosome 3, APGP_CSIRO_Lrig_0.1, whole genome shotgun sequence genomic region, the following are encoded:
- the LOC124701353 gene encoding ankyrin repeat domain-containing protein, chloroplastic-like — translation MPPPSLPLLLLPFSSPNPLPTAASRLHAPTKSLALSPRRRPVVSSSSFALAAVNDDEDVVLGDCLVFEDEAFEDPALDRARRPPRRRGATPRAGSLVPERWSDAVEEINLTKKEKRRIAHGLRFNSRLDRRAPSAVAAPDEYRAYREGRLDAELGHVARDYVEPLEEKSRARRDTDPGRVYRDYIEPLGERSRGTDMVVEAPPPPDPGTRVAPRNPRMAMARGGLEDIAELFSRSQYAPGETEDGKSAKTRRKLFTDEEKALLNKRLPDLEAAASSKWLPLHTLAASGDFYLLDNLLKHKVDVNALDKDGLPAIHKAIISKKHAIINYLLRNSANPFIYDKDGATLMHYAVQTACNQTIKTLLLYNVDINRPDDYGWTPLHLAVQTQRTDIVRLLLLKGADRTLKTQDGLTPFDLCLRLGRHLRTYELIKLLKNFRLPKQHDSY, via the exons ATGCCGCCGCCGTCTCTCCCGCTGCTCCTCCTCCCCTTCTCTTCCCCAAACCCTCTCCCCACCGCCGCCTCCCGCCTCCACGCGCCCACCAAATCCCTCGCCCTgtccccgcgccgccggccagtcgtctcctcctcctccttcgccctcGCCGCCGTCAACGACGACGAGGATGTCGTCCTCGGCGACTGCCTCGTGTTCGAGGACGAGGCCTTCGAGGACCCCGCACTCGaccgcgcccgccgcccgccgcgacGACGGGGGGCCACCCCTCGCGCCGGCAGCCTGGTCCCGGAGAGGTGGAGCGACGCCGTGGAGGAGATCAACCTGACCAAGAAGGAGAAGCGCCGCATCGCGCACGGGCTGCGCTTCAACAGCCGCCTCGACCGCCGGGcgccctccgccgtcgccgcccccgACGAGTACCGCGCCTACCGCGAGGGCAGGCTGGACGCCGAGCTCGGGCACGTCGCGCGCGACTACGTGGAGCCGCTCGAGGAGAAGTCCCGCGCGCGCCGCGACACGGACCCTGGGCGCGTGTATCGTGACTACATCGAGCCGCTCGGGGAGAGGTCCCGCGGGACGGATATGGTGGTGGAGGCTCCGCCGCCTCCCGATCCTGGGACGCGCGTGGCTCCCAGGAATCCGAGGATGGCCATGGCTAGGGGCGGGCTGGAGGACATTGCGGAGCTGTTTAGCAGGAGCCAGTATGCACCGGGCGAGACTGAGGATGGCAAGAGCGCGAAAA CTCGCCGGAAGCTGTTCACGGATGAGGAAAAGGCTCTTCTGAACAAGAGATTACCTGATCTGGAAGCTGCAGCTTCT AGTAAGTGGCTGCCACTTCACACCCTTGCTGCATCAGGAGACTTCTATCTATTGGACAATCTTCTGAAACATAAGGTGGATGTAAATGCCCTTGATAAG GATGGCTTGCCAGCAATTCATAAAGCAATTATTTCGAAGAAGCATGCTATCATCAACTATCTCTTGAGGAATTCAGCGAATCCATTCATCTATGATAAA GatggtgcaacccttatgcattatGCTGTCCAGACAGCATGCAATCAGACGATAAAGACTCTATTGCTATACAATGTTGACATCAATCGCCCAGATGAT TATGGCTGGACACCATTGCATCTAGCCGTGCAAACACAGAGAACCGATATTGTGAGGCTACTCTTATTAAAAGGTGCTGATAGAACTTTGAAAACACAA GATGGATTGACTCCTTTTGACTTATGTCTCCGATTGGGTCGTCATTTGAGGACATATGAGCTTATCAAATTACTCAAAAACTTCCGACTGCCAAAACAACATGACTCCTATTAA